A part of Thermus oshimai DSM 12092 genomic DNA contains:
- a CDS encoding EVE domain-containing protein — translation MAYWLLKSEPEVYSIEDLKREGRALWDGVRNYQARNYLMQMQEGDLCFFYHSRALPPGIAGLCRVVRTLLPDPTQFDPQSPYFDPKATPERPRWFTVEVEFLEAWPLIPLEALKALFPKDHPLVKRGNRLSVMPVPPEVAEALIARRGSR, via the coding sequence ATGGCCTACTGGCTTTTAAAGTCCGAGCCGGAGGTGTACAGCATTGAGGACCTCAAGCGGGAAGGGCGGGCCCTTTGGGACGGGGTGCGGAACTACCAGGCCCGGAACTACCTGATGCAGATGCAAGAAGGGGACCTCTGCTTCTTCTACCACTCCCGCGCCCTCCCCCCCGGGATCGCCGGGCTCTGCCGGGTGGTGCGCACCCTACTCCCCGACCCCACGCAGTTTGACCCCCAAAGCCCCTACTTTGACCCCAAGGCCACCCCGGAAAGGCCCCGCTGGTTCACGGTGGAGGTGGAGTTCCTCGAGGCCTGGCCCCTCATCCCCCTGGAGGCGCTGAAGGCCCTTTTTCCCAAAGACCACCCCCTGGTAAAACGGGGGAACCGGCTTTCCGTGATGCCGGTTCCCCCAGAGGTGGCGGAGGCCCTTATTGCACGGAGAGGGTCCCGATGA
- a CDS encoding FAD-binding oxidoreductase, whose protein sequence is MGVREELRRRFGPRALLARAEKEVYRYDAILVGESPLAVVLPETREEVQTLVRLARRYGLPLVPRGAGSGLSGGAVPEEGAIVVAFTRMTRLELFPEARTAWAEPGVTTARLSEAARPFGLFYPPDPASYRTSTLGGNLGENAGGPLCFKYGVTGDYVLEVEFVDAEGEVHRLDRRAYDLPGLLIGSEGTLGLLTGARLRLLPLPPHRATLMAAFPGVEPLAEAVSQAIALGAVPARMEFMDPACVNAVEDYLGMGLPRGEALLLVETDGEEREEVEAELALLQETALRFGARVRRAKDGAEAEALWRARRAVSPALGRIRPKRVNEDIAVPRSALPKVVAEIAELGRAFGLIVVQFGHIGDGNLHPNILFDPKRESEERVWELAHEIARVALKHGGVLSGEHGIGLMKRAFLAEALDGETLKALRAVKGALDPHGLFNPGKVLPP, encoded by the coding sequence ATGGGGGTTCGGGAGGAGCTAAGGCGGCGTTTCGGCCCCCGGGCCCTTCTGGCCCGGGCGGAGAAGGAGGTCTACCGCTACGACGCCATCCTGGTGGGGGAAAGCCCCCTGGCGGTGGTCCTGCCGGAGACGCGGGAGGAGGTCCAGACCCTGGTGCGCTTGGCCCGCCGCTATGGCCTCCCCCTGGTGCCCCGGGGGGCAGGGAGCGGCCTCTCCGGGGGGGCGGTGCCGGAGGAGGGGGCCATCGTGGTGGCCTTCACCCGCATGACCCGCCTGGAGCTCTTCCCCGAGGCCCGCACGGCCTGGGCCGAGCCCGGGGTGACCACGGCCCGCCTTTCCGAGGCCGCCCGGCCCTTTGGCCTCTTCTACCCCCCAGACCCCGCCTCCTACCGCACCAGCACCCTGGGGGGGAACCTGGGGGAGAACGCCGGGGGGCCCCTTTGCTTCAAGTACGGGGTCACGGGGGATTACGTCCTGGAGGTGGAGTTCGTGGACGCGGAAGGGGAGGTGCACCGCCTGGACCGCAGGGCCTACGACCTCCCGGGCCTCCTCATCGGCTCCGAGGGCACCTTGGGCCTACTTACCGGGGCCAGGCTCCGCCTCCTCCCCCTCCCCCCCCACCGGGCCACCCTCATGGCCGCCTTTCCCGGCGTGGAGCCCCTGGCGGAGGCCGTTTCCCAGGCCATCGCCTTGGGGGCGGTGCCGGCCCGCATGGAGTTCATGGACCCCGCCTGCGTGAACGCGGTGGAGGACTACCTGGGCATGGGCCTCCCCCGGGGGGAGGCCCTCCTCCTGGTGGAGACGGACGGGGAGGAGCGGGAGGAGGTGGAGGCGGAGCTTGCCCTTTTGCAGGAAACCGCCCTCCGTTTCGGGGCCCGGGTGCGGCGGGCAAAAGACGGGGCGGAGGCGGAGGCCCTCTGGCGGGCCCGGCGGGCGGTGAGCCCGGCCTTAGGCCGCATCCGCCCCAAGCGGGTGAACGAGGACATCGCCGTGCCCCGCTCCGCCCTCCCTAAGGTGGTGGCGGAGATCGCCGAGCTGGGCCGGGCCTTTGGCCTCATCGTGGTCCAGTTCGGCCACATCGGGGACGGGAACCTGCACCCCAACATCCTCTTTGACCCAAAAAGGGAGAGCGAGGAGAGGGTCTGGGAGCTGGCCCACGAGATCGCCCGGGTGGCCCTAAAGCACGGGGGCGTGCTTTCCGGGGAGCACGGCATCGGCCTCATGAAGCGGGCCTTCCTGGCCGAGGCCCTGGACGGGGAGACCCTTAAGGCCCTCCGGGCGGTCAAAGGGGCTTTGGACCCCCACGGGCTTTTCAACCCCGGGAAGGTGCTCCCCCCCTAG